The genomic DNA ATAGACGGGGACTAAAATCACAATTGAGGCTCGAACGTCCATGATTTTCCATACgtcaaatttcatatcagatatTTGACGTCATTTATGACGTCGTTTTCATGTGTGTCACGTCACAtgtgggaaaattttcgcacaggcgaaaatatttttgtgtaacaCAAAAGAGTGTTTTCTTTATCAACATACATGGAAAGAAGATTTATTGCAAACGgtatgataatattcaatgcaaaATCACTTGAAAGGCGATCATACTGTTTGTGTAAACGTCTATATAGTAAAATACGGATAAcctaaaatcatgaataaatagctcattatttacattttaagaccattgaAAATTGCTTAATTATCTGTATTTATTTAGCTATTGTATCATATAAACTACAGTTTTTAGCTGTAGATGAAAACTTTTCTTCCTGAACAGTTCTGTAAATAAGTATTGTAACCAGTTCGTGAAAACAATGGTTAGTCCGACGCCGGTGTGAATACAATATTCCttttattcttcgaatagtcgaccTAAAAATATATAGGGGCTTCACTCCCAGGACATGCGATAAGGTATCCTCTATTAATGGTTTTCGTATGTATTACAATATATACGTTGTGTATTATGTTAAAATAGTTGAACTTCATCTGTAATAGTTACGGAGTTTTCACAACGACTTCGCACAATATCAACACATCCGCCACATCGTGTTTGATTTTCAAGAACTTCCCATAGATTGTGTTAATGCATGGTATGGTGAGGTGAAATGGTTCTTTGTCAACAGCTGGACCAAAGTACGTTCTACAAAGCTTCCCGTTGTCGTTAAGGACATCAACACGGCTATTTGATACAGTGATTGTGAAGTTGGTGTTCCTGTGATAATCTGAAATGTAATAGATAAAACTTAAGTTGTCTATAAATTTACTGTCTTAGATGAATCTAGAAAATGaagtaaagatattttatatCGATCATTTTAAAGCGGTATTagttttaaatcaaatatatctGGACTCCAGTCAAACGTCTCCACAAAACACacattttgatgtaaaataacaCGATTTCGATATCAAACCATAACGTATTGTAAGTAAATCTCTTTTAacctttctaaaatggactatcATTCGATTTGGACTGTACCAtctattattcaaagggatgttcactggaAATTTATTACAGTGCGGACCATGATGATCTTCGTCtggactggtcgcaaaggcaaaattacttgccaccagcaggctaaaggttaatgtataCAGGCTCAACTCCATATATGAGAGCCAATACTGtggaatctggtaaataagcgcatattcgaatataagcgcatatcaaaagtaagcgcatacggccttaccgttattccgtatgggataataagcgcatgctATGTCCTTGCATTTTTgtaccataattttgtctcgaaaataggcgcatatccgattacttGTATTTAAATAATGACAATCGTGCTGGAATGTAGTACACAGCCtgtgtacagacttcaaatttagtttatcccCCTTTACTTCCCCGCATTTCCACAGTCGAGAAatccaagaaaataaaaaattgagtCCTGATGTACGCAGTAGCCTTTAGAagtttgtcagttttatatatgataaaatgtcaATTATTTGGTGTGTTTATGCCAATCAGCTTTTAATGTGAgtaacaatatttcaaaaataccaaGATATCCGACAAACAAGTGTATATATAACAGAGTCCAAACAATATGTTGATTGTTAGAAGAATATTTCTTACAGCAACAAAAATTCCGGAAGTATATTTCAACCTCCTTCACGGGACCAGGTGTACCAAATTCCACTGCCCAGTAATTTATGTCACCACTATTTGTGTGTGAACATGTGTCTGCCGTGCTGGCAGCATCACTGTAACCATCAATAGCACGGTCAGCCGATTCAGGTT from Mercenaria mercenaria strain notata chromosome 11, MADL_Memer_1, whole genome shotgun sequence includes the following:
- the LOC123530895 gene encoding uncharacterized protein LOC123530895; this encodes MDMVILLYACFHLCAVVYGLTNTFVYELYSENEINGNAISSYDTNSVQACVTLCDMSGCLSVNFHKDDGKCVLTDYYPTDNTKSGEPKLGWKIYFRRQFDIKLLEGAVAWQSSTLVWGGKPESADRAIDGYSDAASTADTCSHTNSGDINYWAVEFGTPGPVKEVEIYFRNFCCYYHRNTNFTITVSNSRVDVLNDNGKLCRTYFGPAVDKEPFHLTIPCINTIYGKFLKIKHDVADVLILCEVVVKTP